The DNA segment ATCTCGCTGCTGGACAAGGTGCCGACGACCGCCAAGGCGTACCGGGACGAGATCTTCGGCCCGGTGCTGTGCGTGCTGCGCGTGGACACCTACGAGGAGGGCGTGGCCCTCATGAACGCCTCGCCGTTCGGCAACGGCACCGCGATCTTCACCCGGGACGGCGGCGCCGCCCGCCGCTTCCAGATGGAGATCGAGGCCGGCATGGTCGGCGTCAACGTGCCGATCCCGGTGCCGGTGGGCTATCACTCCTTCGGTGGCTGGAAGGACTCGCTCTTCGGCGACCACCACATCTACGGCAACGACGGCACGCACTTCTACACCCGCGGCAAGGTCGTCACCACCCGCTGGCCCGACCCGGCCGACGCCCCCGCCGGCGTGGACCTCGGGTTCCCGCGCAACCACTGAGCGTGAGGTAACCCCGCCGCTCTCCCTCCGTCAGGCCGTCCGGATACCGGACGGCCTGACATTTTTTTGAAACGTCGGCTGCGGTTCCCGTTCATGTGGAGGAAACGGGTGACGAAGGGGTTGCCGGGAGATGACCTTCGAAAGCAAGGTCAGAACACATACAGGCTTGATGGATGCACCTGTAGGCCCTTGTTGCCTGCGAATCTGATCCACAGCGGTGCGTGTCCTCGGTGCGGATTCCGAAGGTAAACACCCATTGACGTGGCGGTTTTCGTCGGGGTTCTCTATGGGCGCCGGGAGCGGACGAAGACGACCGTACGACGACGATCCGCCGGAGGCTGATAGCGCTCCCGACCCCTCACCCTCACGCACGACACGAGTCGATCGGATTCCGCCGCATGACCGACACGCTCCGCCCTGTCGAGACGAGCCTCCCCGAGGCCACGGACAGCCCTCAGAAGCTCAAGCGCTCCATCGGCGTGGTCGGCGGCACCCTCCTGACCCTCTCGTGCGTCACACCGGCCTCCACGCTCTTCGTGATCGTGCCGGACCTCTTCTCCAGCCTGGGCACCGCGACCGCGCTCTGCCTCGCCATCGGCGCGCTGCTCTGTATCCCGGTCGCCTTCTGCTACTCCGAGCTGGGCACCCTGATCCCCAGCGCGGGCGGCGAGTACGCCATGGTCTCCACCCTGGCGGGCCGGCTCTCCGGCTGGCTGGCCTTCGTGATGTCGCTCCTCGTCGTGATGATCGTCCCCCCGGTCATCGCGATGGGCACCGCCGACTACCTCGCCCCGCTCGTCCACCTCGACCCGTCCTGGACGGGCGCCGGCGTGATGATCGCGGCCACCCTCGCGGGCCTGCTCGACCTGCGCGCCAACGCCTGGATCACCGGCATCTTCCTGGTCCTCGAGGTCATCGCGGCCGGCGTCGTCGCCGTCCTGGGCTTCGCCCACTCCCACCGCGGCCTGGGCGCCCTCACCTCCTTCCAGATCGCCGGCGAGCACGCCCACGTCAACCCGGTGACGGGCATGATGGTCCTCTCGGGGCTCGCCATCGCGCTCTTCGCCACCCAGGGCTTCTCCACCGCCGTCTACCTCTCCGAGGAGCTGGAGAACCCGCGCCGCAACGTCGCCCGCACCGTCCTCGCGACGCTGGCCATCTCCAGCGTGGTCATCCTGGTCCCGGTCACCGCGATCACCCTGGGCGCCGGTGACCTCACCTCCCTGACCGGCGGCAACATCTCCAGCATGGTCATCGCCTGGAGCAACTCGGCCGTCGGCACCTTCGTCAGCCTCTGCGTCGCCCTCGCGATCATCAACGCGGGCATCGTGATGGTCATCCAGAACTCCCGCGTCCTGTTCGCCTCCGCCCGCGACAAGGCATGGCCCTCGCCGGTCAACAACGCCCTGTCCAAGCTCGGCCGCTTCGGCTCCCCCTGGGTCGCCACCCTGGTCGTGGGCGTCCCCGGCGCCTTCCTCTGCTTCGTCAACCTGGACACGCTCTACGGCGTGACCGGCGTCGCCGTCACCGCCCTCTACCTGCTGGTGGCCGTCGCCGCCCTGCTCGCCCGCCGCGGCCACCACGGCACCCGCAGGGCCTGGCGGATGCCGCTGTGGCCCGCCATGCCGGTCCTGCTGATCGCCGTCCTGCTCTACATCCTGGTCGAGCAGGAGGTCTCGTACCTGATCTGGACCGGCGGCATCACCCTCGTCGCGACCCTCTACTGGGCGCTCTACCTCCGCCCCCGCCAGGAGACCCGCTGGCTGGTGTCCGTCCCCGAGGACACCCAGGAGGTCTGAGCCCTCCCCGGCGCGCGCGGCCCCCGGAACCCCCTCACCTCCGGTACCGGGGGGCCGCGCCGCGCTACCACGGATGAAGTACGAGACCGCCGGCCCTACTCCCCGGGGAGGGGCCCCGGTTCCGCCCTGGGGGGTCCGGCGGATGTCAGTGGCGGCCCGTACCGTTGAGGCATGGATCTTCGTGTGGCCCGGCTGCGAGGGCTGCTCAGGGGACCGCGGCGGCTGGTGGCCGCCGCGGCCGCCGTCGTGGTGCTCGCGGGCGCCGGGACCTGGACGGCGGCCGCCTCCGGCGGACCCGAACCCGTGCACCGCGCCGACCGGACGATGGCCATGCCGGGCGGCGTGCGCCTGGACACCTCGTACTTCACCGCGGGCCCCGCGGGACGCCGGCCCGCCGTCCTGCTCGCGCACGGCTTCGGCGGCAGCAAGGACGACATGCGCGAACAGGCCGAGGACCTCGCCCGCGACGGATACGCGGTCCTGACCTGGTCCGCGCGCGGCTTCGGCCGATCCACCGGAAAGATCGGGCTGAACGACCCGAAGACCGAGGTCGCCGACGTCTCCCGGCTCATCGACTGGCTCGCGAAGCAGCCCCAGGTACGGCTCGACAAGCCCGGCGACCCCCGTGTGGGCGTGGCCGGCGGTTCGTACGGCGGCGCCGTCTCCCTGCTCGCCGCGGGCCACGACCCGCGGGTGGACGCCATCGCCCCGGCCCTGACCTACTGGAACCTCGCCGACGCCCTGTTCCCGGACGGCGTCTACAAGAAGCTGTGGGCCGGGGTCTTCTTCGGCGAGGGCGGCGGCTGCGCCCGCTTCGAGCCCGCCCTGTGCCGGATGTACGAACGGGTCGCCACCTCCGGCACCCCCGACCCGGCCGCCCGCGCCCTGCTCCAGGAGCGCTCGCCGTCCGCCGTCGGCTCCCGGATCAAGGTGCCCACCCTGCTGGTGCAGGGCCAGACCGACTCGCTCTTCCCGCTCGGCCAGGCCGACGCCGCCGCGCACGCCATCGAGGCCAACGGCGCCCCCGTCGACGTCGACTGGATCGCGGGCGGCCATGACGGCGGCGACCTGGAGACCGGCCGCGTCCAGCACCGGGTGCGCGCCTGGTTCGACCGGTACCTGAAGGGCGACCGGTCCGCCGACACCGGCCCCGCCTTCCGCGTCACCCGCACCGGCGGCGTCGACTCCACGGACGGCACCGCCCAGCTGCGCGGCGCGAGCGCGGACGCCTACCCGGGTCTGCGCGCCGACCGGCACACCATCGCCCTGTCCGGCCGCACCCAGCACTTCGCCAACCCGGCCGGCGCGAGCCCGCCCGCCGTCTCCGCGCTGCCCGGCCTCGGCGGTTCCGGCGGCCTCGGCCAGTTGTCCGCGCTCGGCCTCGGCACCGCCCTCGACTTCCCCGGCCAGTACGCCCGCTTCGACTCCGCGCCGCTCACCCGCACCCTGCAGATCACCGGCACCCCGACCGCCCGCGTCCAGGTGACCTCCACCAGCGGCGACGCCGTCCTGTTCGGCAAGGTCTACGACGTCGGCCCGGACGGCACGCACCAGGTGCTGCCCGCCCAGCTCGTCACCCCCCTGCGGGTGACCGGCGCAAAGGGCGGCAAGGACGTCACGGTCACCCTCCCGGCGATCGACCACGAGGTGCAGAAGGGCCACCGGCTCCGCCTGGTCCTCGCCGCCACCGACCTGGGCTACGCCTCACCGGCCGCCCCGGCCACGTACACCGTCGCCCTGAAGAGCGCGCTGAGCGTGCCGACCGCGCCCGCCGTGCGCACCGCCGCGGCCCCGCTGCCCTCCTGGGTGTGGTGGCTGCCGCCGGCCGGCGCGGCCATCGCGGCCGCCCTGCTGCTGACCGCCCGCCGCCGTACGGCCGCCCCGGCGCCCGATGCGGCACTGGCCGAGGTTCCGCTGGTCATCCAGGACCTGAGCAAGCGGTACGCCCGATCCGCCGACCGGTACGCGGTGCGCGAGCTGTCCTTCCGCGTCGAGCGCGGCCAGGTGCTCGGGCTGCTCGGGCCCAACGGCGCAGGCAAGACCACCACCCTGCGCATGCTGATGGGCCTGATCACCCCGGACGGCGGCGAGATCCGCGTCTTCGGGCACGCCGTCCGCCCGGGCGCCCCGGTGCTCTCCCGGGTCGGCGCCTTCGTGGAGGGCGCGGGCTTTTTGCCGCACCTGTCCGGGCGGGAGAACCTGGAGCTGTACTGGCGGGCCACCGGCCGCCCCGCCGAGGACGCCCGGCTGGACGAAGCCCTGGAGATCGCCGGGCTCGGCGACGCCCTCGCCCGCGCCGTGCGCACGTACTCCCAGGGCATGCGCCAGCGCCTGGCCATCGCCCAGGCCATGCTCGGCCTGCCCGATCTGCTCATCCTGGACGAGCCCACCAACGGCCTCGACCCGCCCCAGATACGCGAGATGCGCGAGGTGATGATCCGCTACGCGGCCGCCGGACGCACCGTGATCGTCTCCAGCCACCTCCTCTCCGAGGTCGAGCAGTCCTGCACCCACCTCGTGGTGATGGACCGCGGCCGGCTCGTCCAGGCCGGACCGGTGCGGGACATCATCGGCTCCGGCGACACCCTGCTCGTCGGCACCGCGGGCCCCGTGGAGGGGCCGGTGGTGGAGAAGGTGGCCGCCCTGCCCGGCGTCGCCTCCGCCGTGCGCACCGACGACGGGCTGCTGATCCGCCTGGCGACGGGCGGCACCGCCGAGCGGCTGGTCGTGGAGCTGGTGAAGCTGTCGGTACCCGTCGCCTCGGTCGGCCCGCACCGCCGCCTGGAAGACGCGTTCCTCACCCTGATCGGAGGTTCCGCATGAGCACGCTCACCGAGGTGGCCTCCGGTTACCGCACCCGCTCCACCCTGCCCCTGCGCGTGGAGCTGGTCCGCCAGCTCACGCGGCGCCGCACCCTGGTGATGGGCGCGCTGCTCGCCGTACTGCCGTTCGTGCTGGTGATCGCCTTCGCCGTCGGCCACCCCTCGGGGCGGGACGGCCAGGTCACCCTGATGGACACGGCCACCGCGTCCGGGGCCAACTTCGCCGCGGTGAACCTGTTCGTCTCGGCCGGCTTCCTGCTGGTCGTGCCGGTCGCCCTGTTCTGCGGGGACACCGTGGCCGCGGAGGCCAACTGGTCCTCGCTGCGGTATCTGCTGGCCGCGCCCGTGCCCAGGGCCCGGCTGCTGTGGTCCAAGCTGGTCGTGGCGCTCGGGCTGAGCCTCGCCGCGATGGTGCTGCTGCCGCTCGTCGCCCTCGCCGTCGGCACCGCCGCCTACGGCTGGGGGCCGCTCCGGATACCCACCGGCGGCGAGCTGGACCCCGGCACGGCCGTACAGCGGCTCGTGGTGGCGGTGGCGTACATCTTCGTGTCCCAACTGGTGACCGCGGGGCTCGCGTTCTGGCTGTCGACCAGGACGGACGCCCCGCTCGGCGCGGTCGGCGGCGCGGTCGGGCTGACCATCGTCGGCAATGTCCTGGACGCCGTCACCGCGCTGGGCCACTGGCGCGACTTCCTGCCCGCGCACTGGCAGTTCGCCTGGGCCGACGCCGTGCAGCCGCACGCCGAGTGGTCCGGGATGATCCAGGGCGCCGCGCTCTCGGTCACCTGCGCCCTCGTGCTGTTCGCGCTGGCCTTCCGGGGCTTCGCCCGCAAGGACATCGTCTCCTAGCCCGTTCTCCGGCCCTGCGGCGCCCGGGCCCGCCGAGGTGCCGGACACAGCGGAACGGCGGGCCACCGGGGAACCGGTGACCCGCCGTCGCGGGGCTTCGTCCGTCAGCTGCCGACGGCGCCGTTGCCCGACAGGGCGGAGATGTCGTCCAGGATGTGCGAGAGCGGCTCGTCGCCCTTGGCCTGCGTGGAGTTCTCCGTGCACTGCTGGGTCTGCGGCGAGGACAGGATCGGGATGTCCTGGACACCGACGTTGACCAGGGCGACCAGCGACTGGGCGTCGATCTTCGCCGGCAGGCCGATGCAGGGCTTGTTGAGCGAGCCTTCGACCAGCGAGAGCTGCGGGCTCATGTTGCCGGCGGTGGCCGAGTTGCCGAAGGACGACGTGGCGCCGTTGCCGCTGAGCGACGTGGTGCCGTGGTCGTTGCCGATGGCGAGGGCCTGGGGAGCCGCAGCACCGGCGAGACCGGCGACGGAGGCGGCAACGGCCGCGGTTGCCCACAGCTTCTTCATGTTCGTTCCCTTTCGAAAGGCGGACTCCGGGGAGGAGCTGCGTGACCGTCAACTGGCTCGGTGCGGCCGTGGTTGCGGCGTTTGCCCCGTTCGGAGCAGCGTGGTCGGATGAATGGATGAACGTCCCCCCATCGAACCGGCTCGAACCGGCTCGAACCGGCGCCGGGACGACGAAACGGCGGGCCACCGGGGGAACCGGTGGCCCGCCGTCGCGGGGCTTCGTCCGTCAGCTGCCCGCGGCACCGTTGCCCGACAGGGCGGAGATGTCGTCCAGGATGTGCGACAGGGCCTCGTCGCCCTTGGCCTGCGTGGAGTTCTCCGTGCACTGCTGGGTCTGCGGCGAGGACAGGATCGGGATGTCCTGCACGCCGACGTTGACCAGGCCCACCAGCGACTGGAGGTCCGCCTTCGCGGGCAGACCGATGCAGGGCTTGTTGAACGAGCCCTGGATGAGCGCCATCTGCGGGCTCATGTTGCCGTAGGTGGCCGAGTTGCCGTACGTCTGCGCGGCGCCGTTGCCGCTGTAGGACGTCGTACCGGTGTCATTGCCGATGGCCAGGGCCGGGGCCGCGGCGGCGGCGGAGGCACCGACGACGGCGGAGGCGACCGCGGCGGTGGCCAGAACCTTCTTGATCACTTGCTGTTCCCTTCTGAAGACACCCCGTCCACCGGAGCGATCTGGTTCAACGGTTCCGCACCCGCACGGGTTGCCCTCGTTCACTCCAATGGCCCACATAAAGCCGAGAGTCCGCGATCGGCCGGCGAATGTCCCGGATACCTCCGGACGATCCGATCGGGTGACGTCCCGCAACCAAACGGCGGCGACCCGGTTGATGCCAGGGCAGGAACATGCGTCTTGGCGAAAGCCGGGAAAGGAATGCGAAATGCTGAAGAAGGCAATGGCCGCGGCGGCGGTCGCCGCGTCTTTCATTGGTGTGTCTGCGGCGGCGGCCCCCCAGGCGCTTGCCATCGGCAACGACACGGGCACCACGTCGGCCAGTGGCAACGGCGCCCATGAGTCGTACGGGAACGCGGTGACCCGCGGCAACCTGAGCCCGCAGGCCACCCTGGTGGGCGGCTCGCTCAACGACCTGTGCGTCGGTCTGCCGGTGAAGGCGGACGTCCAGTCGGTGCTCGCCCTGGTCAACGTCGGTGTCCAGGACATCCCCGTGCTGTCGTCGCAGCAGATCCAGCAGTGCGCCGAGAACTCCACGCAGGCCAAGGACGACGAGCCGCTCTCGCACATCGCGGACGACATCTCCGTCCTGGCGGGCAACGGCGCCGTCGGCAGCTGAACAGGTCTCACCCCGAGTGCCGTCCGGGCGCCGCACCGATTTTCCGGTGCGGCGCCCGGACGTTTTTGTCGGTCTTCCCGAAGAAGCACCTATCCGTTAATCGTCCAAGGTGTCAATTCTATGGGGGCGTTCGAGTGAATTAGGGGGCTGGGGACGTTCCAGGGTTTCTCGGGCTGTCTATGCCTCGTTTTACAACCTGCCGGTCATGGTGCGAGCCGTTCAAGGCTGTGCTCGCTCGGTTTCGACCGCTCATAGGGGCATGACCGTCAGAGAAGGGAAATTCCATGAAGAAGAGCGCTGCAGTCGTCGCCGGTGCCCTCCTGGCGCTGGGCGGGGCCGCCCCCGCCTTCGCCGACGCCGGGGCCGGTGCCGTCGCCGCCAACTCCCCTGGCGTGCTGTCCGGCAACGTGATCCAGATCCCTGTGCACGTCCCGATCAACCTGTGCGGCGACTCCGTCGACGTCATCGGTCTGCTGAACCCCGCGTTCGGCAACACCTGCGCCAACGGCTGACGTTCGGTACCCACCGCACGCCAGCCGGCCGGCTGCGTTCAGGCCGGCCTCGGACCGTCGATCCATAGATCTTTTGGCCCGGGGCCGGCCTTCCCACATCTTCGAGCAGTTCGAGTAGGAAGACTACGAGATTGCGACAGACCCTCAGCAAGGGCATGGTCGTGGCCGCAGCTGCCGCGACCGGCGTGCTTTCGTTGTACGGCACGGCCGCGCTCGCCGACTCCAACGCGCAGTCAGTGGCCCAGGGTTCACCGGGTGTGCTGTCCGGCAACAGCATCCAGGTCCCGGTGCACGTGCCGGTCAATGTCTGCGGCAACTCCGTGGACGTGGCCGCGCTGCTGAACCCCGCGTTCGGCAACTCCTGTGCCAATGTCGGCCATTCGGCCACCCATCACCCCACCGGTTACGGCAACGACTCGTACGGCCACGACGAGCCGACCCCGGCCTCCTACGGCAAGCCGGACCCGACGCCGACCCCCACGTCGTACGGCCACGACGAGCCCACGCCGCCGTCGTACGGCAGCCCGGAGCCGACGCCGACTCCCACGTCCTACGGGAGCGACGAGCCGACCCCGACCTCCTACGGCAGCGACGAGCCGACGCCGACCCCGACCTCCTACGGGAGCGACGAGCCGACGCCGACCCCCACGTCGTACGGCAGCGACGAGCCGACGCCGACCCCGACCTCCTACGGCAGTGACGAGCCGACCCCGCCCGGTTCGTACGGCCACGACGAGCCGCCCA comes from the Streptomyces sp. SUK 48 genome and includes:
- a CDS encoding APC family permease — translated: MTDTLRPVETSLPEATDSPQKLKRSIGVVGGTLLTLSCVTPASTLFVIVPDLFSSLGTATALCLAIGALLCIPVAFCYSELGTLIPSAGGEYAMVSTLAGRLSGWLAFVMSLLVVMIVPPVIAMGTADYLAPLVHLDPSWTGAGVMIAATLAGLLDLRANAWITGIFLVLEVIAAGVVAVLGFAHSHRGLGALTSFQIAGEHAHVNPVTGMMVLSGLAIALFATQGFSTAVYLSEELENPRRNVARTVLATLAISSVVILVPVTAITLGAGDLTSLTGGNISSMVIAWSNSAVGTFVSLCVALAIINAGIVMVIQNSRVLFASARDKAWPSPVNNALSKLGRFGSPWVATLVVGVPGAFLCFVNLDTLYGVTGVAVTALYLLVAVAALLARRGHHGTRRAWRMPLWPAMPVLLIAVLLYILVEQEVSYLIWTGGITLVATLYWALYLRPRQETRWLVSVPEDTQEV
- a CDS encoding alpha/beta fold hydrolase codes for the protein MDLRVARLRGLLRGPRRLVAAAAAVVVLAGAGTWTAAASGGPEPVHRADRTMAMPGGVRLDTSYFTAGPAGRRPAVLLAHGFGGSKDDMREQAEDLARDGYAVLTWSARGFGRSTGKIGLNDPKTEVADVSRLIDWLAKQPQVRLDKPGDPRVGVAGGSYGGAVSLLAAGHDPRVDAIAPALTYWNLADALFPDGVYKKLWAGVFFGEGGGCARFEPALCRMYERVATSGTPDPAARALLQERSPSAVGSRIKVPTLLVQGQTDSLFPLGQADAAAHAIEANGAPVDVDWIAGGHDGGDLETGRVQHRVRAWFDRYLKGDRSADTGPAFRVTRTGGVDSTDGTAQLRGASADAYPGLRADRHTIALSGRTQHFANPAGASPPAVSALPGLGGSGGLGQLSALGLGTALDFPGQYARFDSAPLTRTLQITGTPTARVQVTSTSGDAVLFGKVYDVGPDGTHQVLPAQLVTPLRVTGAKGGKDVTVTLPAIDHEVQKGHRLRLVLAATDLGYASPAAPATYTVALKSALSVPTAPAVRTAAAPLPSWVWWLPPAGAAIAAALLLTARRRTAAPAPDAALAEVPLVIQDLSKRYARSADRYAVRELSFRVERGQVLGLLGPNGAGKTTTLRMLMGLITPDGGEIRVFGHAVRPGAPVLSRVGAFVEGAGFLPHLSGRENLELYWRATGRPAEDARLDEALEIAGLGDALARAVRTYSQGMRQRLAIAQAMLGLPDLLILDEPTNGLDPPQIREMREVMIRYAAAGRTVIVSSHLLSEVEQSCTHLVVMDRGRLVQAGPVRDIIGSGDTLLVGTAGPVEGPVVEKVAALPGVASAVRTDDGLLIRLATGGTAERLVVELVKLSVPVASVGPHRRLEDAFLTLIGGSA
- a CDS encoding ABC transporter permease, whose protein sequence is MSTLTEVASGYRTRSTLPLRVELVRQLTRRRTLVMGALLAVLPFVLVIAFAVGHPSGRDGQVTLMDTATASGANFAAVNLFVSAGFLLVVPVALFCGDTVAAEANWSSLRYLLAAPVPRARLLWSKLVVALGLSLAAMVLLPLVALAVGTAAYGWGPLRIPTGGELDPGTAVQRLVVAVAYIFVSQLVTAGLAFWLSTRTDAPLGAVGGAVGLTIVGNVLDAVTALGHWRDFLPAHWQFAWADAVQPHAEWSGMIQGAALSVTCALVLFALAFRGFARKDIVS
- a CDS encoding rodlin — translated: MKKLWATAAVAASVAGLAGAAAPQALAIGNDHGTTSLSGNGATSSFGNSATAGNMSPQLSLVEGSLNKPCIGLPAKIDAQSLVALVNVGVQDIPILSSPQTQQCTENSTQAKGDEPLSHILDDISALSGNGAVGS
- a CDS encoding rodlin, with amino-acid sequence MIKKVLATAAVASAVVGASAAAAAPALAIGNDTGTTSYSGNGAAQTYGNSATYGNMSPQMALIQGSFNKPCIGLPAKADLQSLVGLVNVGVQDIPILSSPQTQQCTENSTQAKGDEALSHILDDISALSGNGAAGS
- a CDS encoding rodlin — translated: MLKKAMAAAAVAASFIGVSAAAAPQALAIGNDTGTTSASGNGAHESYGNAVTRGNLSPQATLVGGSLNDLCVGLPVKADVQSVLALVNVGVQDIPVLSSQQIQQCAENSTQAKDDEPLSHIADDISVLAGNGAVGS
- a CDS encoding chaplin, which produces MKKSAAVVAGALLALGGAAPAFADAGAGAVAANSPGVLSGNVIQIPVHVPINLCGDSVDVIGLLNPAFGNTCANG
- a CDS encoding chaplin family protein, which translates into the protein MRQTLSKGMVVAAAAATGVLSLYGTAALADSNAQSVAQGSPGVLSGNSIQVPVHVPVNVCGNSVDVAALLNPAFGNSCANVGHSATHHPTGYGNDSYGHDEPTPASYGKPDPTPTPTSYGHDEPTPPSYGSPEPTPTPTSYGSDEPTPTSYGSDEPTPTPTSYGSDEPTPTPTSYGSDEPTPTPTSYGSDEPTPPGSYGHDEPPTLPHTGGNAQAMIATSAASAALIMAGAVLYRRGRATARR